In Silene latifolia isolate original U9 population chromosome 3, ASM4854445v1, whole genome shotgun sequence, a single window of DNA contains:
- the LOC141649602 gene encoding uncharacterized protein LOC141649602 produces the protein MDLLVFTRGDLPSIQAVDKCLSLFAGFSGLRVNPMKYNLYFGGVNPTLKQLILQTTGYVEGDLPVRYLGIPLFGARLTQSMFIPMMDKIRSKISHWANKCLSYAGKIALINSVIFGIQNFWGASILLPKGIAKKIHKICKDFLWGTDDGARRWVFKSWASLCRPRREGGVDIKEILSWNKTQMMGWLYKLETNAPNIWVQWVNAYILKGATLWDSHLTAAHSWFWSNVLACRDCLVMLTGGVQQARSLLGSPGYKSLIYDSLRPKSPGISMHKTLNDTFNFPKHSFIGLLTMQNKLPTIDNLCSRGMVIVNRCVLCESQSESANHLFFSALFLLLFGVMFPPGCISRTSCVFARFSDGTSFIIGAAALLKNNVGVFCCVSFT, from the coding sequence ATGGATCTCTTGGTCTTCACTAGAGGGGACTTGCCCTCTATTCAGGCTGTTGACAAGTGCTTATCTCTTTTTGCTGGGTTTTCTGGGTTAAGAGTGAATCCCATGAAGTATAACCTTTATTTTGGAGGGGTCAACCCAACTCTGAAGCAGCTCATTTTGCAAACTACAGGCTATGTTGAAGGGGACCTCCCTGTTAGATACTTAGGTATCCCTTTGTTTGGAGCACGGCTGACTCAGAGTATGTTCATTCCCATGATGGACAAGATCAGAAGTAAAATTTCTCACTGGGCTAACAAGTGCCTGAGTTATGCTGGTAAGATTGCCCTCATTAACTCAGTTATTTTTGGCATTCAGAACTTCTGGGGTGCAAGTATCCTACTTCCAAAGGGGATTGCCAAGAAAATTCATAAAATTTGTAAAGACTTCCTTTGGGGCACTGATGATGGAGCTAGAAGATGGGTTTTTAAAAGTTGGGCTAGCTTATGTAGACCTAGACGTGAAGGTGGAGTGGATATAAAGGAAATTTTAAGCTGGAATAAAACTCAGATGATGGGATGGCTCTATAAACTTGAGACAAATGCTCCTAACATATGGGTACAGTGGGTTAATGCCTACATTCTCAAGGGTGCTACCCTATGGGACAGTCATCTCACTGCTGCTCACTCTTGGTTTTGGAGTAATGTTCTTGCTTGCAGGGATTGCCTAGTTATGCTCACTGGTGGTGTTCAGCAGGCTAGAAGCTTGCTGGGTTCCCCTGGCTACAAGTCCTTGATCTATGATAGCCTGAGGCCTAAAAGCCCAGGGATTTCTATGCATAAGACTCTGAATGATACCTTTAATTTTCCTAAGCACTCTTTCATTGGCCTCCTTACTATGCAGAATAAACTGCCTACTATTGATAACCTGTGTAGCAGAGGGATGGTGATAGTTAATCGGTGTGTGCTGTGTGAGAGCCAATCTGAGTCTGCTAATCACCTTTTTTTCAGTGCCCTTTTTCTGCTACTATTTGGCGTCATGTTTCCTCCTGGCTGCATATCACGAACCAGCTGTGTCTTCGCCAGATTCTCAGATGGTACAAGCTTCATAATCGGGGCAGCAGCTTTGTTAAAAAACAACGTAGGTGTCTTCTGCTGTGTGTCATTTACTTGA